Proteins from one Streptosporangium becharense genomic window:
- a CDS encoding TetR/AcrR family transcriptional regulator, protein MVKKASGPAGRQAAGPERPPLSRELILRRALATIDESGVEALSIRRLAADLGVFPTALYYYLPTKDAVLRAVVETVLEEMDLSRTGAADWREHVRTTCRALRRIAHAHPRLFPYLISYPDVTVQEHRIYEGLYRALEEAGLSTERIVHAATLLFSYAAGFTLAEVTGTIGAPTAAESGRLSALPAGEFPATRRLAGEIRGLDLDAAFETGIETILAGLTAPSAAPADG, encoded by the coding sequence ATGGTCAAGAAGGCATCAGGGCCGGCAGGAAGGCAAGCGGCCGGCCCGGAACGGCCACCCCTGTCACGGGAGCTCATCCTGCGGCGCGCGCTGGCGACGATCGACGAGAGCGGCGTCGAGGCGCTGAGCATCCGCCGCCTGGCCGCCGACCTCGGCGTGTTCCCGACGGCTCTGTACTACTACCTGCCGACCAAGGACGCGGTGCTGCGCGCGGTCGTGGAGACGGTCCTGGAGGAGATGGACCTCTCCCGGACGGGCGCGGCGGACTGGCGGGAACATGTGCGGACGACCTGCCGGGCCCTGAGACGCATCGCCCACGCCCACCCACGGCTCTTCCCCTACCTGATCTCCTATCCGGATGTCACCGTGCAGGAGCACCGGATCTACGAGGGGCTCTACCGCGCACTGGAGGAGGCCGGCCTCTCCACCGAGCGGATCGTGCACGCCGCCACCCTGCTCTTCTCCTACGCCGCCGGTTTCACCCTGGCAGAGGTCACCGGCACCATCGGGGCCCCGACCGCGGCGGAGTCCGGCAGGCTCTCCGCCCTGCCCGCCGGCGAGTTCCCCGCCACCCGCCGGCTGGCCGGGGAGATCCGCGGCCTCGACCTGGATGCGGCCTTCGAAACCGGGATCGAGACGATCCTCGCGGGCCTGACCGCCCCCTCGGCGGCGCCCGCCGACGGCTGA